Proteins encoded together in one Bosea sp. (in: a-proteobacteria) window:
- a CDS encoding Gfo/Idh/MocA family oxidoreductase: MRRLRVAIVGCGWVGGLHVAAGFGLLPELFEVAACCDVDAARAVGFAAEFGIARRFTDYAALLESPDIDVVSICTPPSLHYAMVMAALKAGKHAICEKPFTSSLRLMDAVIAAEAEASARVMPIFQYRFGAGIARIKHMIDSGLAGRPFISSVETAWKRGADYYKVPWRGKFATELGGVLLTQSIHIHDLFMWLMGPVARAAAFKATRVNPIEVEDCAVAALVMENGSLASLTATLGSARPVTRIRLCFEHATFERLGHDADAIRPGDDPWQIIPQRPELAQALAAKAAEVTAPAELGFARQFALFHAAIARDLPFPVTLADARRSLELITALFHADETRSVVELPIGLGHPLYEGWTPA, from the coding sequence ATGCGGCGGTTGAGGGTCGCGATCGTCGGTTGCGGATGGGTCGGCGGCTTGCATGTCGCGGCCGGCTTCGGGCTGCTGCCGGAGCTGTTCGAGGTCGCGGCCTGCTGCGACGTCGACGCCGCCCGCGCCGTGGGTTTCGCGGCCGAATTCGGGATAGCGCGGCGCTTCACCGACTATGCCGCGCTTCTGGAAAGCCCGGATATCGACGTCGTCTCGATCTGCACGCCGCCGTCCCTGCACTACGCGATGGTGATGGCCGCGCTTAAAGCCGGCAAGCATGCGATTTGCGAGAAGCCCTTCACCAGCTCGCTTCGCCTGATGGACGCGGTCATCGCGGCTGAAGCCGAGGCGAGCGCGCGGGTGATGCCGATCTTCCAGTACCGCTTCGGCGCCGGCATCGCCCGCATCAAACATATGATCGATTCAGGCCTCGCCGGGCGCCCCTTCATCTCCTCGGTCGAGACCGCCTGGAAGCGCGGGGCGGACTACTACAAGGTGCCGTGGCGCGGGAAATTCGCAACCGAGCTCGGCGGCGTGCTGCTGACGCAGTCGATCCATATCCATGACCTGTTCATGTGGCTGATGGGGCCCGTGGCGCGCGCCGCCGCGTTCAAGGCGACGCGGGTCAACCCCATCGAGGTCGAGGATTGCGCCGTCGCCGCGCTCGTCATGGAAAACGGCTCGCTCGCCTCGCTGACCGCGACGCTGGGCTCGGCCCGGCCGGTCACGCGGATCAGGCTGTGCTTCGAGCACGCCACCTTCGAGAGGCTCGGCCATGACGCCGACGCTATCCGCCCCGGCGACGACCCCTGGCAGATCATTCCGCAGCGCCCCGAGCTCGCCCAGGCGCTCGCGGCGAAGGCCGCCGAGGTCACGGCGCCGGCTGAGCTCGGTTTCGCACGCCAGTTCGCGCTGTTCCACGCGGCGATCGCCCGGGATCTGCCCTTCCCGGTGACGTTGGCGGATGCCCGCCGCTCGCTGGAGCTGATCACGGCCCTGTTCCATGCCGATGAAACGCGCAGCGTCGTCGAGCTGCCGATCGGCCTCGGGCATCCCCTTTACGAAGGCTGGACGCCGGCCTAG